One region of Gorilla gorilla gorilla isolate KB3781 chromosome 15, NHGRI_mGorGor1-v2.1_pri, whole genome shotgun sequence genomic DNA includes:
- the MAX gene encoding protein max isoform X3 has protein sequence MLFWSSKGKARADQVLCSWGIHFSSSLMEDASKRKFRALEKARSSAQLQTNYPSSDNSLYTNAKGSTISAFDGGSDSSSESEPEEPQSRKKLRMEAS, from the exons ATGCTCTTCTGGAGCAGCAAG GGGAAAGCGAGAGCTGATCAAGTTCTTTGTTCCTGGGGAATtcacttctcttcctccctcatgGAAGATGCAAGTAAAAGGAAAT TCCGTGCACTGGAGAAGGCGAGGTCAAGTGCCCAACTGCAGACCAACTACCCCTCCTCAGACAACAGCCTCTACACCAACGCCAAGGGCAGCACCATCTCTGCCTTCGATGGGGGCTCAGACTCCAGCTCGGAGTCTGAGCCTGAAGAGCCCCAAAGCAGGAAGAAGCTCCGGATGGAGGCCAGCTAA